AAGTCACATTCACTAgctctcttttgtctaacttgttcattacctcctcaaagaattataacagatttatcaggcatgacttACCCTTGACAAATCCAGGctaactcagccctattttacaatgtacttccttggagagaaggctgagtggagatttgattgaaattttcaaaattataagAGAACTGGAAATAGTGTGAAGCTGTTTCTGcttataaaagaaacaagaacaataGGGTTAACATGATGTACaaagagaaaaatctttttcacatagGATGTAGTTGGgtattgaatgcactgcctggaagtatggTGCAGGTGAGTTTAGGTAAGGCATTTCAGAGAGCATTAggtgattatttggaaaacaatAATGCACAAGAATATGTAGAAAAAGCATGTGATTGGCACTAGGTAGTAGTGTTCATTTGAAGATTGCATGCATGGATTGAATGACCAGCTTCTACTCCATAACACTGCTATGATTTTCAattgttttgttattttgtttatttaaagCTGTTTTAAGCAAAATCTTGTGATCTAATTTCCTGTTGCTTTATCAATTGCTTTGTATAGATTATAACTCACGATAAAttaatttcttttatttaaacCAAACtacttaggccactgttggaatattctggtctccttcctatcagaaagatgtgaaacttgaaagggttcagaaaagatttacaaggatgttgccagggttggaggatttgagctatagggagaggctgaacaggctggggctgttttccctggagcgtcggaggctaagagcgtcggaggctacatctctatgactctatggcaagcAAGGAAACATCTAGAAAGACAATTGTTCTTCACATACAATTGATACTTTGCAAAATTCATACTGACACAGAAAACGCAAAGTCCATTCCTGTCATTTTATTCCTGGAATTGATCCAATCAGATTGTGTTTGAAAAGAAAGGGCCATTCCAGAAAAAGGCATCAAATTTTGAGGAGATTACAGAGGCAAAGGATCAAGTTACAATCACCAAGCCTccactttgtacagcccagtgaCTTAATGGATAAAGCAAGAATTGTGGGTCAAGTCTCAGCTGGGGTGGAGCAAAATTTGGTTTAGAAACAAATCTCAAAGCCTCTTCTCTCAATGTTGTCAcattctgtgacagtgaaggaacttaCTGTTTGAATTGATCAAACAATCTAAACAGTTCCCACTCAGCCCCTTCTCATTCTGTCACTTGCTTTCCAGTGACACAAACCAATGTAATACTTCTCTCAAGCTGAGCACCATTACAATCTCACCTTCACTTCCCAGACAAATTCTGACTTCAATTTACCCAACACCCCAAGCACAATCACTACTTTGAAATGTCAACTGATAATATATAAAATTCAGTTGAGGAATTCTCCCCTTCCATTTTGAATTAGACCCTTACCCCTTTGATTGTCTGCATTGCCCTCAGCACGAGCTTAGCATGTTaattaatcaattggaaaacatGGAAGATTTACTGGTGGTGATTAATAGTTGAAAAAGCCCTTTTGTAACAGCACTTTTGGAtctaagaagaagaaaacaaattcaCTGTGCATAGAGGACTGTCTTTCTCTTCTACAACCAGATGGGTGACTGTGTATCTCCCCATCACTAGATGCACCATTTCTGGAGGACTCCATTTGCACAGATCATTCTCCAAACCTACCATCCAATGATGTtgtcactagagtcatagagtcatagagatgtacagcatggaaacagacccttcggtccaacctgtccatgctgaccaggtatcccaacccaatctagtcccacctgccagcacccggcccatatccctccaaacccttcctattcatatacccatccaaatgcctcttaaatgttgcaattgtaccaggctccaccacatcctctggcagctcattccatacatgtaccaccctctgtgtgaaaaagttgccccttaggtctcttttatatctttcccctctcaccctaaacctatgccctctagttctggactccctgaccccagggaacagactttgtctatttatcctatccatgcccctcataattttgtaaacctctataaggtcacccctcagtctccgatgctccagggaaatgagccccagcctgttcagcctctccctatagctcaaatcctccaaccctggtaacatccttgtaaatcttttctgcaccttttcaagtttcataacatctttccgataggtaggagaccagtCTTGACTCTTCAGTGATTCCTGGCCATCTCCTTAACCTTGCTGTCTCACCTGGCCTCACTCTTCTCATTGTATCAATCATTTCCATGTTCCCTTAAACATTCGAACTGTACTTACTTCTATATTCCTCCCTGGCAAAAAACTATTCCTCTATTCATTGGCAACTGCACTCTCAAAATCCAAACTGTCTTGGCCTGTGATTCTCTGTACCACAACATTTCTGCAGCAACTGTTTTCGTCaaccccaccctcacctccatgtGTGATCCCTATGTCCACAATAAGATAATTCCCTCTCTCACCCTGGCCATTTCCCCAGATGCAGCCTTCATTTCTCCTTTAACAGAGTAAATGCAGGCTTGAACAATTGTGGTAACAACTGTTTTAACATCCAGTATTAGATATGGCTGGATCACATAAAGCATGATGGAGTCCAATTCCCCATCTGTTAAAACTGCTTACTATTACAAAatgtggggtggacaaagttaaaaatcagcatCACCAGGTgagagttcaacaggtttatctgaaagcactagctttcagagccctgctccttcatcaggtagctgtggagcaggaccataaaacacagaatttatagcaaaagattacagtgtaatgcaactgaaatgatttcttgaacaaacctagattgctgttaagtctttcatcttttagaatgggctgcaggttttggttcattaatatgtaaatcccacaacTTCTTTTTAGTCATATTTTCAAGAATAcataaggttttattttaataaaggtGACATTTCAGGTGCATTAAAATTGTGAGGTTATAgtgtgtctgtatcccaatcttgagtcagactggttccatttccaaagtggaatttattaaatattacatggattgactgcctgcaaaataaaatgtatctgcaaatataattctgcaaatgtaaattctccccatagacttatatgtgtgcgaGCATGCGTGAGTGAGaatgtatgtgcatgtgagtgcgtgtgagagagtgtgtttgcatgtgtgcatgcacaagtgtgtgtgtgagtaaaagcctatgagagggtgtgttcatgggtgtgagtgtgggggtgttttgtgtgtgtatgtgtgtgtgtatgtgagagagcatgtgtatgagagagggtctatatgtgtgtgagtgagagagagtgtgtagtggggtcacctgtagtgagaCATGAGCCAGGGTCTTGGTTGAGGCCACTTTgatgggtactgaacttgactGTCAGTGTCTGCTTgaccactttgcgttgttgcgtatcccaacgttcgccttggaggatagtcacttGAAGACCCGAGGGTGAATGCCCCtgatcgctgaagtgttccctgaatgGAAGGGAACACCCCTGCTTGGTAATAGTTGTGgagtgtccattcatccgctgTTGTAGCATCTGCTTAGTCTCGccagtgtaccatgcctcggggcatccttgactgcagcatatgaga
This genomic stretch from Chiloscyllium plagiosum isolate BGI_BamShark_2017 chromosome 37, ASM401019v2, whole genome shotgun sequence harbors:
- the LOC122541641 gene encoding uncharacterized protein LOC122541641 — encoded protein: MMEHHGTVTLWRVQFVDDLVIVRMNTLPRPSLRLHFSTLNNQQTLNRPLFAANCPALRATSTTTPYSPVMATTTRRVRVSTWKPLLHMGTPPAMYAASTHCNSANIVHLICCSQGCPEAWYTGETKQMLQQRMNGHSTTITKQGCSLPFREHFSDQGHSPSGLQVTILQGERWDTQQRKVVKQTLTVKFSTHQSGLNQDPGSCLTTGDPTTHSLSLTHI